The following proteins are encoded in a genomic region of Bernardetia sp. MNP-M8:
- a CDS encoding SDR family oxidoreductase, whose amino-acid sequence MSKILITGATGGLGSNVAEFLKEKIEATNIAVLVRDKSAEKAKHYLEQGFDVRVADYDNSDALKVAFATIDVLYFVSGSDINNRLSQHENVVNAAKEAGIKHILYTSTVRNDETEKSPLHLVVDAHIKTEEWIKESGITYTILRHNLYAEVVPMFIGSKEQLQQTKTVYLPTGDGKTAFALRKDFAEAEAIILSEPEKHANKIYEFNGSKLITFNDIATYLSEAIGETINYVSPTVPEFEATLKSVGLPAEIIGMTTGFSLGIASGEFEKTKNDLETILGRKTQTLSSFIKEVYK is encoded by the coding sequence ATGAGCAAAATATTAATTACAGGTGCGACAGGTGGATTAGGAAGCAATGTTGCAGAATTTTTAAAAGAAAAAATTGAAGCTACAAATATTGCCGTTTTGGTAAGAGACAAAAGTGCTGAAAAAGCAAAACACTATCTAGAACAAGGCTTTGATGTTCGTGTTGCTGATTATGACAATTCAGATGCTTTAAAAGTTGCCTTTGCAACTATTGATGTGCTTTATTTTGTATCTGGAAGTGATATTAATAATCGCTTATCACAGCATGAAAATGTAGTCAATGCTGCTAAAGAAGCTGGAATAAAGCATATTCTTTATACAAGTACAGTAAGAAATGATGAAACAGAAAAATCGCCACTTCATCTTGTTGTTGATGCACACATTAAAACAGAGGAATGGATTAAAGAATCAGGAATTACGTATACAATTCTTAGACATAATCTATATGCAGAAGTTGTTCCTATGTTCATCGGTTCGAAAGAGCAATTACAGCAGACCAAAACAGTCTATTTGCCTACTGGCGATGGAAAAACAGCATTTGCTCTAAGAAAAGATTTTGCTGAAGCAGAAGCAATCATTTTGAGTGAACCTGAAAAACATGCCAACAAAATTTATGAGTTTAATGGAAGCAAGCTGATAACATTTAATGATATTGCTACTTATTTATCTGAAGCAATAGGTGAAACTATTAATTATGTTTCTCCAACAGTTCCAGAATTTGAAGCGACATTAAAATCTGTAGGTTTGCCAGCCGAAATTATTGGCATGACAACAGGTTTTAGTTTGGGAATAGCAAGTGGCGAGTTTGAGAAAACAAAAAATGATTTGGAAACTATTTTAGGTAGAAAAACTCAAACTCTTTCATCATTTATTAAAGAAGTGTATAAATAA
- the ygiD gene encoding 4,5-DOPA dioxygenase extradiol yields the protein MTRKDFLKSLLLLPLLSTSMKLKELDKMTSSLSKTSKMPVLFLGHGSPMNAIEENEFVASFRQLGKDMVRPTAILCISAHWETKGTFVTAMQNPRTIHDFGGFPRELFEVQYPAKGSPELAQETKKIITKTEVKLDEKWGLDHGAWSVIKHLYPNADIPVIQMSIDYSKPAQYHYELAKQIASLREKGVLIVGSGNIIHNLRLVAWDKLNQPYAFDWATEANENIKKYILNDDHQKLINFKSQGKVFELAIPTPEHYLPLIYTLALKEENDKIDIFNDKPIGGSLTMTSIKIEAS from the coding sequence ATGACTAGAAAAGACTTTTTAAAATCACTATTACTTTTACCATTATTAAGCACTTCCATGAAATTGAAAGAGTTAGATAAAATGACTTCATCGCTGAGTAAGACAAGTAAAATGCCTGTATTATTTTTAGGTCATGGAAGTCCAATGAATGCTATTGAAGAAAACGAATTTGTTGCATCATTCAGACAATTAGGAAAAGATATGGTGCGTCCTACTGCCATACTTTGTATATCTGCTCACTGGGAAACAAAGGGAACTTTTGTTACAGCTATGCAAAATCCACGTACTATTCATGATTTTGGAGGATTTCCAAGAGAGTTATTTGAGGTGCAATATCCAGCTAAAGGAAGTCCTGAGTTAGCGCAGGAAACTAAAAAGATAATTACCAAAACAGAAGTAAAGCTAGATGAAAAATGGGGACTTGACCATGGCGCATGGAGTGTAATCAAACATCTCTATCCAAATGCTGATATTCCTGTTATCCAAATGAGTATTGATTATTCAAAACCTGCTCAATATCATTATGAGTTAGCCAAACAAATAGCTAGTTTGCGTGAAAAAGGAGTTTTAATTGTGGGCAGTGGAAATATAATACATAATTTAAGATTAGTAGCTTGGGATAAATTGAATCAACCTTATGCTTTTGATTGGGCAACCGAAGCAAATGAAAATATCAAAAAATATATCTTAAATGATGACCATCAAAAATTAATCAATTTCAAATCACAAGGAAAAGTGTTTGAATTAGCCATTCCAACTCCAGAACATTACTTGCCTCTCATTTATACGTTAGCATTAAAAGAGGAAAATGACAAAATAGATATTTTTAATGATAAACCTATTGGTGGCTCGCTTACAATGACTTCAATAAAAATAGAAGCAAGTTAG
- a CDS encoding OmpA family protein, whose protein sequence is MNQKLHFIKKIILPTFLLSLLILIIFSCVSPKKYKAKLAEVERKEQENERIKRQFYEAQKLLLQSSDSLKEIIVSLQTKDYQLDSLQKIAKKTVEKNNLLNKELQEKEVELTKKENEILGKEKNISTLKNKQYQRQRQSNELQKSIKMAFSSLNKESFSVKEKSGRLYISLSNKLLFETASIDINSEGRKALQKLASLLKNNASGLDIWVEGHTDNMPVTGAELPFKDNWQLSALRASVVVQLLVENGIAPQSIVAAGHGEHLPIASNKTAEGKSENRRIEIVVLPKLDEIFELLEK, encoded by the coding sequence GTGAATCAAAAACTACATTTTATAAAAAAAATAATTCTGCCCACTTTCTTACTCTCTCTTTTGATTTTGATTATTTTCTCGTGTGTAAGTCCGAAAAAATATAAGGCAAAATTAGCAGAAGTAGAGCGTAAAGAACAAGAAAACGAACGCATAAAAAGACAATTTTATGAAGCTCAAAAACTATTACTTCAAAGTTCGGATTCTTTAAAAGAAATTATTGTTTCATTGCAAACAAAAGATTATCAATTGGATAGTCTTCAAAAAATTGCCAAAAAAACAGTTGAAAAAAATAATTTATTAAATAAAGAATTACAGGAAAAAGAAGTAGAACTAACAAAAAAAGAAAATGAGATTTTAGGTAAAGAAAAAAATATTTCTACTTTAAAAAATAAACAATACCAACGCCAAAGACAATCTAATGAATTACAAAAATCTATCAAAATGGCTTTTAGTTCGCTCAATAAAGAATCTTTTTCAGTAAAAGAAAAATCGGGACGTTTGTATATTTCACTTTCTAACAAACTACTTTTCGAAACAGCAAGTATTGATATTAATTCAGAAGGAAGAAAGGCACTTCAAAAACTAGCTTCTCTATTAAAAAATAATGCTTCTGGTTTAGATATTTGGGTAGAAGGACACACAGATAATATGCCTGTAACGGGCGCAGAGCTTCCTTTTAAAGATAATTGGCAACTTAGTGCTTTGCGTGCTTCTGTGGTAGTACAATTGTTGGTAGAAAATGGCATTGCTCCTCAAAGTATTGTAGCAGCAGGACATGGCGAACATTTACCTATTGCAAGTAATAAGACAGCAGAAGGGAAAAGTGAAAATAGAAGAATAGAAATTGTAGTTCTGCCCAAACTAGATGAAATTTTTGAACTTTTGGAGAAATAA
- a CDS encoding DUF6584 family protein, producing the protein MKRYSTKERLFWKVNQDLENNDLNKAISRLESSLQFNILDATYRKKLGNLYLQKNDLIRAGKYFYLLENKSEIEVKAIEAFEKHFGNDPILICKNIVTKSHFAFSILSNFEKDVFRNLLLDIHLKFGVTPNFLKGLERHLKKQYPKK; encoded by the coding sequence ATGAAAAGGTATAGCACAAAAGAACGATTATTTTGGAAAGTTAATCAAGATTTAGAAAATAATGACTTGAATAAAGCAATTTCAAGATTGGAAAGTTCCTTACAGTTTAATATTCTTGATGCGACTTATAGAAAAAAGCTAGGAAATTTATACCTTCAAAAAAATGATCTTATTAGAGCAGGAAAATATTTCTACTTATTAGAAAATAAATCAGAAATAGAAGTAAAAGCTATTGAAGCCTTTGAGAAACATTTTGGAAATGATCCTATTTTAATCTGTAAAAATATCGTTACCAAAAGTCATTTTGCATTTTCAATATTGAGTAATTTTGAAAAAGATGTTTTTAGAAATTTACTCCTTGATATTCATTTGAAATTTGGTGTTACACCTAATTTTTTGAAGGGCTTAGAAAGGCATTTGAAAAAACAGTATCCCAAAAAATAA
- a CDS encoding DUF2179 domain-containing protein, with translation MQDFFYQYLNEDTIWVYAYVILPILIFLARLTDVSLSTLRIVLVTMGKRNIAPLIGFVEAFVWLLAIGQIMQNLTNIMSYLAYAGGFAMGTYLGMWLEQRIALGMVMVRIITGKTAEHLISKLKDTNYRFTHLQAEGKYGDVGVVFSIVKRKELPKFLHLINTHNPNAFYTIENIRHVQNTDDIPTSDSGTFSRVVRKIKTIRK, from the coding sequence ATGCAAGATTTTTTTTATCAGTATCTCAATGAAGATACAATTTGGGTGTATGCCTACGTTATTCTTCCTATTCTTATTTTCTTGGCTCGTCTGACCGATGTTAGTCTTTCAACGCTTCGAATCGTACTTGTAACAATGGGAAAACGCAATATTGCGCCACTTATTGGTTTTGTTGAAGCTTTTGTATGGCTACTTGCTATTGGTCAGATTATGCAAAACCTTACTAATATAATGTCTTATTTGGCATATGCAGGAGGTTTTGCAATGGGAACTTATTTGGGAATGTGGTTAGAACAACGAATTGCTTTAGGAATGGTAATGGTCAGAATTATTACAGGAAAAACAGCTGAACATCTTATCTCCAAACTAAAAGACACCAATTATAGATTTACACATTTGCAAGCAGAAGGAAAATATGGTGATGTAGGTGTAGTTTTTTCGATTGTGAAAAGAAAAGAATTACCTAAATTTTTACACTTAATAAATACGCACAATCCCAATGCTTTTTATACTATAGAAAATATCAGACACGTGCAAAATACAGATGATATTCCTACTTCTGACTCGGGTACATTTTCTCGTGTGGTCAGAAAAATAAAAACAATTAGAAAGTAA
- a CDS encoding Mur ligase family protein, producing MNIHFIGIGGSVMHNIAIREKINGNKVTGSDDAWYDPSENRLREHGLLPQKAGWFPENITPDLDKIVLGMHAKADNPELLKAQELGLKIYSYPEYIYSLSENKERVVIAGSHGKTTITAMIMHTLRLQSYDFDYLIGAYVEGFDSTVRLSDAPIIIIEGDEYQTSPLDKTPKFLHYNHHIGVISGIAWDHANVYPDFEGYKNQFRLFAENSVKAGALIYNEEDKLVKEIVEDNENIHFDTIQLPYRTHPSSVQEGKTFLKTELGQMEVSVFGEHNMSNLNAAKVVCRRLGIRESQFYDAMMSFRGASKRLELVGENDQMHVFKDFAHSPSKVEATIKAVKKQYPKQRLTACMELHTFSSLNQDFIQEYANTANNADTAAVYYNPEYVAAKGLPAISKQDLKDAFKRQDLEVFTTIDELESFLVAQNWKQNNLLIMSSGKMGGMNIESLANQLLG from the coding sequence ATGAATATACATTTTATCGGAATCGGAGGAAGCGTTATGCACAATATCGCTATTAGAGAAAAAATAAATGGAAATAAAGTTACAGGTTCGGATGATGCGTGGTATGACCCATCTGAAAATCGTTTGAGAGAACATGGCTTACTTCCCCAAAAGGCAGGTTGGTTTCCAGAAAATATTACTCCTGATTTGGATAAAATAGTGTTAGGAATGCACGCAAAAGCAGATAATCCAGAACTTTTGAAGGCACAAGAACTAGGTTTAAAAATTTATTCATACCCAGAATATATTTATTCCCTTTCTGAAAACAAAGAACGTGTAGTAATTGCAGGAAGTCATGGCAAAACCACTATTACAGCTATGATTATGCACACATTAAGACTTCAAAGTTATGATTTTGATTATTTAATTGGTGCGTATGTAGAAGGCTTTGATTCAACAGTGCGTTTATCTGATGCCCCTATTATTATCATTGAAGGCGACGAATATCAAACTTCTCCTTTAGACAAAACACCTAAATTTTTACATTACAATCATCATATTGGCGTTATTAGTGGAATTGCTTGGGATCACGCTAATGTGTATCCTGATTTTGAAGGCTATAAAAATCAGTTTCGTTTGTTTGCTGAAAACTCAGTAAAAGCAGGCGCACTTATTTATAATGAAGAAGACAAATTGGTAAAAGAAATAGTAGAAGATAATGAAAATATTCATTTTGATACCATTCAGTTGCCTTATAGAACACATCCATCAAGCGTACAGGAAGGAAAAACATTTTTGAAAACAGAACTGGGACAAATGGAAGTTTCTGTTTTTGGAGAGCATAATATGTCAAATCTGAATGCTGCAAAAGTTGTTTGTAGAAGGCTAGGAATAAGAGAAAGTCAGTTTTATGATGCCATGATGTCTTTTAGAGGAGCTTCCAAACGTCTTGAACTCGTAGGAGAAAATGATCAAATGCACGTTTTTAAAGACTTTGCTCACTCACCTTCTAAAGTAGAAGCAACTATAAAAGCAGTAAAAAAACAATATCCAAAACAGCGTTTGACAGCTTGTATGGAACTTCACACATTCAGTAGTTTGAATCAAGATTTTATACAAGAATATGCAAATACTGCAAATAACGCTGATACAGCAGCAGTTTATTATAACCCTGAATATGTGGCAGCAAAAGGATTACCTGCCATTTCTAAACAAGATTTGAAAGATGCTTTCAAAAGACAAGATTTAGAAGTATTTACTACAATTGATGAATTAGAATCTTTTTTAGTAGCTCAAAATTGGAAACAAAACAATCTTTTGATTATGTCCTCTGGAAAAATGGGAGGAATGAACATTGAAAGTTTGGCTAATCAACTTTTAGGATAA
- a CDS encoding helix-turn-helix domain-containing protein: protein MLLQELTTKSLTYLEVIIADNQLVMKRETLEKYSDVDNCPVRNVLDKVGDKWSILILLILHEEKILRFNEINKYIESISQKMLSVTLKGLESDGLVKRTIYPQVPPRVEYELTDMGESLVPHIETLVNWAKINIDNIKKSREKYSKSK from the coding sequence TTGTTATTACAAGAGCTTACAACAAAATCACTCACTTACCTTGAAGTTATTATTGCTGATAATCAGTTAGTTATGAAAAGAGAAACTTTAGAAAAATATTCGGACGTAGATAATTGTCCTGTCAGAAATGTCCTTGATAAAGTAGGCGATAAGTGGTCAATACTTATTTTATTGATTTTGCACGAAGAAAAAATCCTGCGTTTTAATGAAATAAATAAATACATTGAGAGTATATCACAAAAAATGCTTTCTGTAACTCTAAAAGGCTTAGAGTCAGATGGATTAGTCAAACGAACTATTTATCCTCAAGTTCCTCCTCGTGTAGAATATGAACTTACTGATATGGGAGAAAGTCTTGTTCCTCACATAGAAACGCTTGTAAATTGGGCAAAAATAAATATAGACAACATAAAAAAATCAAGAGAAAAATATTCAAAATCAAAATAA
- the hisIE gene encoding bifunctional phosphoribosyl-AMP cyclohydrolase/phosphoribosyl-ATP diphosphatase HisIE, with protein MNINEEIQSQQIDFEKQNGLVPVIIQDSKTMRVLMLGFMNHEAFEKTQKENKVTFFSRTKNRLWTKGETSGNFLHVQKMHLDCDNDTLLIFVKPQGEVCHTGTDTCFGEEKNTANIHFLQHLENTIEKRSQDTEENASSYTNKLLKSGVHKVAQKVGEEAVEVVIDAMRGNKERFKEECGDLLYHLLVLMRSQDVKIDEVMEVLEKRHQ; from the coding sequence ATGAATATAAACGAAGAAATACAAAGTCAGCAAATAGATTTTGAAAAACAAAACGGACTTGTTCCTGTCATTATTCAAGATTCTAAAACAATGCGTGTTTTGATGCTTGGTTTTATGAATCACGAAGCCTTCGAAAAAACGCAGAAAGAAAACAAAGTGACTTTTTTTAGCCGAACAAAAAACCGTCTTTGGACAAAAGGAGAAACCTCTGGAAACTTTTTACATGTACAAAAAATGCACTTAGATTGTGATAATGATACACTTCTAATTTTTGTAAAACCTCAAGGCGAAGTTTGTCATACAGGAACAGATACATGTTTTGGCGAAGAAAAAAATACAGCTAATATTCATTTTTTGCAGCATTTGGAAAATACGATTGAAAAAAGAAGCCAAGACACAGAAGAAAATGCAAGTTCTTATACAAATAAACTTCTCAAAAGTGGTGTTCATAAAGTAGCGCAAAAAGTTGGCGAAGAAGCTGTCGAAGTAGTTATTGATGCAATGAGAGGAAACAAAGAACGATTCAAAGAAGAATGTGGCGATTTATTGTATCACTTGCTTGTCTTGATGCGCTCTCAAGATGTCAAAATTGATGAAGTGATGGAAGTTTTGGAAAAAAGACACCAGTAA